In the Cellulomonas sp. C5510 genome, AGCGCGGGACCCGCCGCTCGGGGTCAGATCGCGGCGGGGCGGTGCGGCCGGGCCATCCGACCCGTCGGCGTGATGCCGGTGATCGCCGCGATGAGGTCCTCGTAGGACGCGTGCTGCGCGTCGAAGTCCCCGTTGATCCGCCCGAGGCGCAGCACGACGATCCGGTCGGCCACCGCCTGCACGTCCACCATCGAGTGGCTGATCATGACGACCCCGAGGCCGCTCTCCCGCAGCCGCTCGACCATGTTGAGCACCTCGGCGGTCTGCGAGATGCCGAGCGACGCCAGCGGCTCGTCCAGGACGACGACCCGCGGGTTGCCGACCAGGGCCCGGGCGACCGCGACGGCCTGCCGCTGCCCGCCCGACAGGGCCCGGACGGGCGCCCGCACGGAGGGCACCCGGGCCGCGAGCTGGCTCAGCACCTCCCACGCGCGCCGCTCCATCTGCCGCTCGTCGAGCATGCCGCCGCGCCGGAGCTCCTGCCCGAGGAACAGGTTCTGGACCACGTCGAGGTTCTCGCAGAGCGCGAGGTCCTGGAACACGGTGGCGATGCCGAGCTCGCGGGCCTGGCGCGTCGACGGGATCGCGACCGGCGTGCCGTCCACCTCGATGTGGCCGGAGTCCGGGGCCAACGCACCGGACATGACGCGCGCGAGCGTGGACTTGCCGGCCCCGATGTCGCCGACGATGGCGACCACCTCGTGCGCGTGGATGTCGAGGTCGACGTCGACGAGTGCGCGCACGGCGCCGTAGTTGCGGGACACGCCCCGCACCGACAGGACGGGTGTCGTCGTCATCGGACGTCCTCCTCCGCTGCGTCGCTCCCCTGCGCCGTGCTGCACCGGGTCATCCTGCCACTGCCACCGAGCGGGCAATACCGGCGTGGTCGAGCGCCAGGGCCAGCGCCCCGCGGACCTCCGCCGCCGTGCCGAGCTCGG is a window encoding:
- a CDS encoding ATP-binding cassette domain-containing protein, with the protein product MTTTPVLSVRGVSRNYGAVRALVDVDLDIHAHEVVAIVGDIGAGKSTLARVMSGALAPDSGHIEVDGTPVAIPSTRQARELGIATVFQDLALCENLDVVQNLFLGQELRRGGMLDERQMERRAWEVLSQLAARVPSVRAPVRALSGGQRQAVAVARALVGNPRVVVLDEPLASLGISQTAEVLNMVERLRESGLGVVMISHSMVDVQAVADRIVVLRLGRINGDFDAQHASYEDLIAAITGITPTGRMARPHRPAAI